Proteins encoded together in one Streptomyces sp. B1I3 window:
- the hisH gene encoding imidazole glycerol phosphate synthase subunit HisH — protein MSDKKKVVVFDYGFGNVRSAERALAHVGADVEITRDFDAAMNADGLLVPGVGAFSACMDGLRKARGEWVVGRRLAGGRPVMGICVGMQILFERGIEHGVETEGLDEWPGTVGPLQADVVPHMGWNTVEAPEDSQLFAGLGPEARYYFVHSYAAHDWSLEVTNAKIRAPKVTWATHGERFVAAVENGALWATQFHPEKSGDAGAQLLTNWIETL, from the coding sequence GTGAGCGACAAGAAGAAGGTCGTCGTCTTCGACTACGGCTTCGGCAACGTACGGTCCGCCGAGCGGGCCCTCGCCCATGTCGGTGCGGACGTGGAGATCACCCGCGACTTCGACGCCGCGATGAACGCCGACGGGCTGCTCGTCCCCGGTGTCGGTGCCTTCTCCGCCTGCATGGACGGGCTGAGGAAGGCGCGCGGGGAATGGGTCGTCGGCCGCAGGCTGGCCGGCGGACGCCCCGTCATGGGCATCTGCGTAGGCATGCAGATCCTGTTCGAGCGCGGCATCGAGCACGGAGTCGAGACGGAGGGCCTCGACGAGTGGCCCGGCACCGTCGGCCCCCTCCAGGCCGACGTCGTCCCCCACATGGGCTGGAACACCGTCGAAGCCCCGGAGGACTCCCAGCTCTTCGCGGGCCTCGGCCCCGAGGCCCGGTACTACTTCGTGCACTCCTACGCGGCGCACGACTGGTCCCTCGAAGTGACCAACGCCAAGATCCGTGCGCCCAAGGTCACGTGGGCGACGCACGGAGAACGGTTCGTGGCCGCCGTGGAGAACGGCGCCCTGTGGGCCACCCAGTTCCACCCCGAGAAGTCCGGCGATGCCGGCGCCCAGCTGCTGACCAACTGGATCGAGACGCTGTAA
- the priA gene encoding bifunctional 1-(5-phosphoribosyl)-5-((5-phosphoribosylamino)methylideneamino)imidazole-4-carboxamide isomerase/phosphoribosylanthranilate isomerase PriA: protein MPKLELLPAVDVRDGQAVRLVHGESGSETSYGSPLEAALAWQSAGAEWLHLVDLDAAFGTGDNRALIAEVAGAMDIKVELSGGIRDDASLAAALATGCRRVNLGTAALESPEWVAKVIAEHGDKIAVGLDVRGTTLRGRGWTRDGGDLYETLARLDSEGCARYVVTDIAKDGTLQGPNLALLRDVCAVTDRPVVASGGVSSLADLRAISLLVPEGVEGAIVGKALYAKEFTLEEALKAVSG, encoded by the coding sequence ATGCCGAAGCTTGAACTGCTCCCCGCCGTCGACGTCCGTGACGGCCAGGCCGTCCGCCTCGTGCACGGTGAGTCCGGCTCCGAGACCTCCTACGGCTCCCCGCTGGAGGCCGCCCTCGCCTGGCAGAGCGCCGGCGCCGAGTGGCTGCACCTCGTCGACCTGGACGCCGCCTTCGGCACCGGTGACAACCGGGCGCTGATCGCCGAGGTGGCCGGTGCCATGGACATCAAGGTCGAGCTCTCCGGTGGCATCCGCGACGACGCCTCGCTCGCCGCCGCCCTCGCCACCGGATGCCGCCGCGTGAACCTCGGCACGGCCGCCCTGGAGAGCCCCGAGTGGGTCGCCAAGGTCATCGCCGAGCACGGCGACAAGATCGCCGTCGGCCTCGACGTCCGCGGCACCACCCTGCGCGGCCGGGGCTGGACCCGCGACGGCGGCGACCTCTACGAGACGCTCGCCCGCCTCGACTCCGAGGGCTGCGCCCGCTACGTCGTCACCGACATCGCCAAGGACGGGACCCTGCAGGGCCCCAACCTGGCGCTCCTGCGGGACGTCTGCGCCGTCACCGACCGGCCCGTCGTGGCCTCCGGTGGCGTCTCCTCGCTGGCCGACCTGCGCGCGATCTCGCTCCTCGTCCCCGAAGGCGTCGAGGGCGCGATCGTCGGCAAGGCGCTGTACGCGAAGGAGTTCACCCTGGAAGAGGCCCTCAAGGCGGTCTCCGGATGA
- a CDS encoding RidA family protein — translation MTDSVVRRVSSGGPWEEKFGYSRAVQLPNGLVLVSGCTSVVDGQIAAGSPYEQAVASFQVAFDALKQAGLGREDVVRTRMYITHARDVDEVGRAHKELFDDVRPAASMIIVSGFVDPGLVVEVEIEAYRAGAR, via the coding sequence ATGACGGACTCCGTAGTACGCCGGGTCTCCTCGGGCGGCCCCTGGGAGGAGAAGTTCGGCTACTCCCGCGCGGTCCAGCTGCCGAACGGACTCGTCCTGGTCTCCGGTTGCACGTCCGTGGTCGACGGCCAGATCGCGGCGGGCAGTCCGTACGAGCAGGCCGTCGCCTCCTTCCAGGTCGCCTTCGACGCCCTGAAGCAGGCCGGCCTCGGCCGCGAGGACGTGGTCCGCACCCGCATGTACATCACGCACGCCCGGGACGTCGACGAGGTGGGCCGCGCCCACAAGGAGCTGTTCGACGACGTGCGCCCCGCCGCCTCCATGATCATCGTGTCCGGCTTCGTCGATCCGGGACTGGTCGTCGAGGTCGAGATCGAGGCCTACCGGGCAGGTGCGCGATGA
- the hisF gene encoding imidazole glycerol phosphate synthase subunit HisF has translation MTLAVRVIPCLDVDNGRVVKGVNFQNLRDAGDPVEMAKLYDAEGADELTFLDITASSGDRETTYDVVRRTAEQVFIPLTVGGGVRTPDDVDKLLRAGADKVGVNTAAIARPDLIREIAERFGRQVLVLSVDARRTPEGTFEVTTHGGRRGTGIDAVEWAHRAAELGAGEILLNSMDADGTKDGYDTEMIKAVRAHVTVPVIASGGAGRLADFPPAVEAGADAVLAASVFHFGDLRISEVKDALREAGAPVR, from the coding sequence ATGACACTCGCCGTACGCGTCATCCCCTGCCTGGACGTGGACAACGGCCGCGTCGTCAAGGGCGTCAACTTCCAGAACCTGCGGGACGCGGGTGACCCCGTCGAGATGGCGAAGCTGTACGACGCCGAGGGCGCCGACGAGCTGACCTTCCTCGACATCACCGCGTCCAGCGGCGACCGGGAGACCACGTACGACGTGGTCCGGCGCACCGCCGAGCAGGTCTTCATCCCGCTCACGGTCGGCGGCGGTGTCCGCACCCCCGACGACGTGGACAAACTGCTGCGGGCCGGGGCCGACAAGGTGGGGGTCAACACCGCCGCCATCGCCCGTCCCGACCTCATCAGGGAGATCGCCGAACGCTTCGGGCGCCAGGTGCTCGTGCTGTCCGTCGACGCCCGGCGCACCCCCGAGGGCACCTTCGAGGTGACGACGCACGGTGGCCGCAGGGGCACCGGCATCGACGCGGTCGAATGGGCGCACCGCGCCGCCGAACTCGGGGCGGGCGAGATCCTGCTCAACTCGATGGACGCCGACGGCACGAAGGACGGCTACGACACCGAGATGATCAAGGCGGTACGGGCCCACGTCACCGTGCCCGTCATCGCCTCCGGCGGTGCGGGCCGGCTCGCGGACTTCCCGCCGGCCGTCGAGGCGGGCGCCGACGCCGTCCTGGCCGCGTCCGTCTTCCACTTCGGTGACCTGCGCATCTCCGAGGTCAAGGACGCTCTGCGGGAGGCCGGGGCACCGGTCCGCTGA
- a CDS encoding serine aminopeptidase domain-containing protein, with protein sequence MQQLLPSGDISPRRHRISKGRSRTIKGALAAAAATAGLLTALIPGGAQAADNPYERGPAPSNASIEASRGSYATSQTSVSSLSVRGFGGGTIYYPTSTSDGTFGAVVIAPGFTAYQSSIAWLGPRLASQGFVVFTIDTNTTSDQPASRGDQLLAALDYLTASSSVRTRIDSSRLGVMGHSMGGGGTLEAAKDRPSLQAAIPLTGWNTDKTWPEVKTPTLVIGADGDTIAPVATHSSPFYNSLPSSLDKAYLELRGATHFTPNSSNTTIAKYSISWLKRFIDNDTRYEQFLCPLPSASLTIAEYRGNCPHTS encoded by the coding sequence GTGCAGCAGCTCCTCCCCTCCGGCGACATCTCCCCGCGCCGTCACCGCATCTCCAAGGGCCGCTCACGCACCATCAAGGGCGCGCTGGCCGCCGCTGCCGCCACCGCCGGTCTGCTCACCGCGCTGATTCCCGGGGGCGCCCAGGCCGCCGACAACCCGTACGAGCGCGGTCCGGCCCCCAGCAACGCCAGTATCGAGGCGAGCCGCGGCTCGTACGCCACGTCGCAGACCTCCGTGTCCTCCCTGAGCGTCAGGGGCTTCGGCGGCGGCACGATCTACTACCCGACGTCCACCTCGGACGGCACCTTCGGCGCGGTCGTCATCGCGCCCGGCTTCACCGCCTACCAGTCGAGCATCGCCTGGCTGGGACCGCGCCTCGCGTCCCAGGGCTTCGTCGTCTTCACCATCGACACCAACACGACCTCCGACCAGCCCGCCAGCCGCGGGGACCAGCTGCTCGCCGCGCTGGACTACCTCACCGCAAGCAGCTCGGTGCGTACCCGGATCGACTCGTCCCGGCTCGGCGTTATGGGCCACTCCATGGGCGGCGGCGGCACGCTCGAAGCCGCGAAGGACCGCCCCTCGCTGCAGGCGGCGATCCCGCTGACCGGCTGGAACACCGACAAGACCTGGCCCGAGGTGAAGACCCCGACCCTGGTCATCGGCGCGGACGGCGACACGATCGCCCCGGTCGCCACCCACTCGAGCCCGTTCTACAACTCCCTGCCCAGCTCGCTGGACAAGGCGTACCTGGAGCTGCGGGGGGCCACCCACTTCACCCCCAACTCCTCCAACACCACGATCGCCAAGTACAGCATTTCCTGGCTGAAGCGCTTCATCGACAACGACACCCGCTACGAGCAGTTCCTCTGCCCGCTCCCGTCGGCGAGCCTGACGATCGCGGAGTACAGGGGCAACTGCCCGCACACCTCCTGA
- a CDS encoding alpha/beta fold hydrolase, producing the protein MTDELRTHDGLTLRYRSWSRNPDTTLPPVVLLHGFAADSRLNWEGPGVVEALVARGRRVYALDARGHGDSDKPHDDRYYGESLMARDVRLLIDRTGADRVHVVGYSMGAVVALLVCAEDARVGRLVVGGIGAGAVEVGGLDTRAVPPELVSAALTAEDAADAPGRTRAFRVLADTAGGDRLALAAQIRRVHRGALPLERIKVPTLVLAGQDDPLAVRPRVLADAIAGAELTALPGDHLSAVRDPGFAGALTRFLSLD; encoded by the coding sequence ATGACTGACGAATTGCGGACACACGACGGTCTGACCCTGCGGTACCGCTCCTGGTCACGGAACCCGGACACCACCCTGCCGCCGGTGGTGCTGCTGCACGGTTTCGCCGCCGACTCCCGGCTGAACTGGGAGGGCCCGGGGGTCGTCGAGGCGCTGGTCGCGCGGGGGCGCCGGGTGTACGCACTGGACGCGCGCGGTCACGGCGACTCGGACAAGCCGCACGACGACAGGTACTACGGCGAGTCGCTGATGGCCCGTGACGTGCGGTTGCTGATCGACCGTACGGGCGCGGACCGCGTGCACGTCGTGGGCTATTCGATGGGGGCCGTGGTGGCGCTGCTGGTGTGCGCCGAGGACGCGCGGGTCGGCCGGCTGGTGGTCGGCGGGATCGGGGCGGGCGCGGTGGAGGTCGGCGGACTGGACACCCGGGCCGTGCCTCCGGAGCTGGTGTCTGCGGCACTCACAGCCGAGGACGCGGCGGACGCCCCCGGACGGACCCGGGCCTTCCGTGTCCTCGCCGACACCGCGGGCGGTGACCGCCTCGCGCTCGCCGCGCAGATACGTCGCGTGCACCGGGGGGCGCTGCCGCTGGAGCGGATCAAGGTCCCCACGCTCGTGCTCGCCGGGCAGGACGATCCCCTCGCGGTCCGGCCCCGGGTGCTGGCCGACGCGATCGCGGGGGCGGAACTGACGGCGCTGCCGGGGGACCATCTGAGCGCCGTGCGCGATCCCGGATTCGCCGGGGCCCTCACCCGGTTCCTGTCCCTGGACTGA
- a CDS encoding LuxR C-terminal-related transcriptional regulator, whose translation MTPSTTVHSPFRLYGRSGELAVLDALSSRLRAGDGGALVLTSPPGLGRTALLRRAVTDYRERRDGPVLYAAAAPTEQRLPYSGLHALLCSATGPLPLAPDRILGSGITPGGLLGLLKGLGAEQPLLVCVDDAHAWDPDSRAALGFAARRLGAGSRVAVVIGAADETGFAGLPALRLGPLDDDATAALLDRLTEGAGEVDPVVRSELLREAAGNPRLLTGLAGRLTPDQLAGRTALPYPLPGAESVLDAHAAHLDGLSPDTHTLLLLAAAAEEHEPEGAGADAALLLRAGARAGLATAHLDRVLFAPTGSAGALQRAGSRVHFSHPLLRRAVLHRAPPGRRRAVHELLATLLTGPGAPPLPALVQRACAAPGPDAALAGQLEAAAVAPRPHAERSAALARAAALSTDDARRAARFTAAADQARLAGDTGRARALLARVGAHPAGGGAPYVRGMLALGDGPAADAREALLTAAALLAPHDPHRTLDALFGAAEAAWDLGDAIAYLDAMTRIPVVATDRAMAQYRAGMCAVLGGHTDRGHALLRCCLDRSDRADDPGELLRAGAAALVLGEVEEACRTGARALAAVRTRGPDALLPRALEQLAYAELRVGRHARARAHALEGLHAARRTGQPNAATHLHAVLALSASVEGPAEACAAHADAALAGAGPHGLTQAATLATWAVARADLAAGRPGEAAARLGPLVRPGPRTGHFATRLLAVPCYVEAVVLSGRADNEAEELACAVREFTLWTARTTDPQVPAQLARCRALLAPPEEAAAWYEEALAHHDRAGGDFERARTQLLHGQSLRRRRRTREARGPLRDALVAFERCSARAWADRAGGELRAAGEAVDVPDQGSGDPLAGLTPQQQRIARCVAEGATNREVAVRLSVSPRTVDHHLRNVFAALGIRSRTELARLLDR comes from the coding sequence GTGACCCCATCGACGACCGTGCACAGTCCGTTCCGGCTGTACGGCCGCAGCGGTGAACTCGCCGTTCTGGACGCCCTGTCGAGCCGACTGCGGGCGGGGGACGGCGGAGCGCTCGTGCTGACGTCCCCGCCCGGTCTCGGCCGCACCGCCCTCCTGCGCAGGGCGGTCACCGACTACCGCGAAAGACGCGACGGGCCCGTCCTGTACGCCGCCGCGGCCCCCACCGAACAACGGCTGCCCTACAGCGGACTGCACGCCCTGCTCTGTTCCGCCACCGGCCCGCTGCCCCTCGCGCCCGACCGGATCCTCGGCTCCGGCATCACTCCGGGCGGCCTCCTCGGCCTGCTGAAGGGTCTGGGCGCCGAACAGCCCCTGCTGGTCTGCGTGGACGACGCACACGCCTGGGACCCCGACTCCCGGGCCGCGCTCGGCTTCGCCGCCCGCAGGCTGGGCGCCGGCAGCCGGGTCGCCGTGGTGATCGGCGCCGCCGACGAGACAGGCTTCGCCGGGCTGCCCGCCCTGCGCCTCGGCCCTCTGGACGACGACGCGACGGCGGCGCTGCTGGACCGGCTCACCGAAGGCGCGGGAGAGGTCGACCCCGTCGTGCGCAGCGAACTCCTGCGCGAGGCCGCCGGGAACCCGCGACTGCTGACCGGGCTCGCCGGCCGCCTCACCCCCGACCAGCTCGCCGGTCGTACCGCGCTGCCGTATCCCCTGCCGGGCGCCGAGAGCGTCCTCGACGCCCACGCGGCCCACCTCGACGGGCTCTCGCCGGACACCCACACCCTGCTCCTGCTGGCCGCGGCGGCGGAGGAGCACGAACCGGAGGGAGCCGGCGCGGACGCCGCCCTGCTCCTGCGGGCCGGGGCCCGCGCCGGGCTGGCCACCGCCCACCTCGACCGGGTGCTGTTCGCGCCCACCGGGAGCGCGGGCGCCCTCCAACGTGCGGGCAGCCGCGTGCACTTCAGCCACCCGCTGCTGCGCCGGGCGGTCCTGCACCGGGCCCCGCCCGGGCGGCGCAGGGCCGTACACGAACTGCTCGCCACGCTGCTCACCGGCCCCGGCGCACCCCCGCTCCCCGCCCTCGTCCAGCGGGCCTGCGCCGCACCCGGGCCGGACGCCGCCCTCGCCGGGCAGCTGGAGGCGGCGGCCGTGGCCCCCCGCCCGCACGCCGAGCGGTCCGCCGCGCTCGCCCGCGCCGCCGCGCTCTCCACCGACGACGCCCGGCGTGCGGCACGCTTCACCGCGGCGGCCGACCAGGCCAGGCTGGCCGGCGACACCGGCAGGGCCCGCGCCCTGCTGGCCCGCGTCGGCGCCCACCCCGCCGGCGGCGGGGCACCGTACGTACGGGGCATGCTCGCCCTGGGCGACGGGCCGGCCGCGGACGCCCGCGAGGCCCTGCTGACCGCGGCGGCGCTGCTCGCCCCGCACGACCCGCACCGCACGCTGGACGCCCTGTTCGGTGCGGCGGAGGCCGCCTGGGACCTGGGGGACGCCATCGCGTACCTCGACGCCATGACCCGTATCCCCGTCGTCGCGACCGACCGGGCCATGGCCCAGTACCGCGCCGGCATGTGTGCCGTGCTCGGCGGCCACACCGACCGCGGCCACGCGCTGCTGCGGTGCTGCCTGGACCGCTCCGACCGCGCCGACGATCCGGGTGAGCTGCTCCGGGCGGGCGCCGCCGCCCTGGTGCTCGGCGAGGTGGAGGAGGCGTGCCGGACCGGTGCGCGGGCACTGGCCGCCGTCCGCACCCGGGGCCCCGACGCCCTGCTGCCGCGCGCCCTCGAACAGCTCGCCTACGCGGAACTGCGCGTCGGCCGCCATGCCAGGGCGCGGGCCCACGCCCTCGAGGGGCTGCACGCGGCCCGGCGTACCGGTCAGCCCAACGCGGCCACCCATCTGCACGCCGTCCTCGCCCTCTCCGCCTCCGTGGAGGGGCCCGCCGAGGCGTGCGCCGCCCACGCCGACGCGGCCCTCGCGGGTGCCGGGCCGCACGGCCTGACCCAGGCGGCGACTCTCGCCACCTGGGCGGTCGCCCGCGCGGACCTGGCGGCCGGGCGGCCCGGCGAGGCGGCGGCCCGGCTCGGGCCGCTCGTGAGACCCGGACCGAGGACGGGGCACTTCGCCACCCGGCTGCTGGCCGTGCCCTGTTACGTCGAGGCAGTGGTGCTTTCGGGTCGCGCAGACAACGAGGCGGAGGAACTCGCTTGCGCCGTGCGGGAATTCACGCTGTGGACCGCGCGAACCACCGACCCCCAGGTCCCCGCCCAGCTGGCCCGCTGCCGGGCCCTGCTGGCACCACCCGAGGAGGCCGCGGCGTGGTACGAGGAGGCCCTGGCCCACCACGACCGCGCCGGGGGCGACTTCGAGCGCGCCCGCACCCAGCTGCTCCACGGTCAGTCCCTGCGCCGCCGGCGGCGCACCCGGGAGGCGCGCGGCCCGCTGCGCGACGCCCTCGTCGCCTTCGAGCGCTGCTCCGCCCGGGCCTGGGCCGACCGGGCGGGCGGGGAGCTGCGGGCGGCCGGGGAGGCGGTGGACGTGCCGGACCAGGGCAGCGGGGACCCGTTGGCCGGACTGACTCCGCAGCAGCAACGGATCGCCCGCTGCGTGGCGGAGGGCGCGACCAACCGCGAGGTGGCCGTGCGGCTCTCGGTGAGCCCGCGGACCGTCGACCACCACCTGCGCAACGTCTTCGCCGCGCTGGGCATCCGGTCCCGCACCGAACTCGCCCGGCTGCTGGACCGGTAG
- a CDS encoding helix-turn-helix domain-containing protein, with amino-acid sequence MPQVVRSRIRALHGPPPVAPLPHRFKSLADREAVAVLHRAARVLLEALPELTDRLVEALREQEPAYRTAIETEPTEIWQEVHHSLRHNIASLIQPREYRDAAHRTSRWIGETRAEQGVPLDAVMHAFRMGGAMVWQDLVDETARRHPEDIRLLVHVAADVWNFVDEHCGVVAEAYRQAERRLVWRRENQQRLMTAALLDGTARIADLPDAAAMLGLPVHGRYAVLAVATARRAPHGAGRPPVDLGAVAPVLWHAGADAELAILPLGAGGASGAAGGSGAEPPCARDAGAAPAPCAPSADAEAPTGPTGRDGLAAVAAGLTAPPGTRVGISSVVEGLASVGDARRLAETALRACPASGGTVLLDEHLPTALVVSSPALGTALADRVLGPLDRLDRADRDVLIETLTAWLDSDGSAQRAGARLYCHRNTVLNRLRRFEQLTGRCLTRPSDAVEVSLALTARRLLAG; translated from the coding sequence ATGCCGCAGGTCGTACGTTCACGGATCAGGGCCTTGCACGGGCCGCCCCCCGTCGCACCGCTGCCGCACCGCTTCAAGTCCCTGGCCGACCGCGAGGCCGTCGCCGTGCTCCACCGGGCGGCCCGCGTGCTGCTGGAGGCACTGCCGGAGCTCACGGACCGGCTCGTGGAGGCGCTGCGGGAGCAGGAGCCCGCCTACCGCACGGCGATCGAGACCGAACCCACCGAGATCTGGCAGGAGGTCCACCACTCGCTGCGGCACAACATCGCCTCCCTGATCCAGCCCCGGGAGTACCGCGACGCCGCCCACCGCACCTCCCGGTGGATCGGAGAGACGCGCGCCGAACAGGGCGTACCGCTCGACGCCGTCATGCACGCCTTCCGGATGGGCGGGGCGATGGTGTGGCAGGACCTCGTCGACGAGACCGCCCGGCGTCACCCCGAGGACATCCGGCTGCTGGTCCACGTCGCGGCGGACGTCTGGAACTTCGTCGACGAGCACTGCGGGGTGGTGGCCGAGGCCTACCGGCAGGCCGAGCGACGCCTCGTCTGGCGGCGCGAGAACCAGCAGCGCCTGATGACGGCGGCGCTGCTGGACGGCACCGCCCGCATCGCGGACCTGCCCGACGCGGCGGCGATGCTCGGGCTTCCGGTGCACGGACGGTACGCGGTGCTGGCCGTCGCCACCGCCCGCCGAGCCCCGCACGGCGCGGGGCGGCCGCCGGTGGACCTCGGGGCGGTGGCGCCTGTCCTCTGGCACGCGGGGGCCGACGCGGAGCTGGCGATCCTGCCGCTGGGGGCGGGAGGGGCCTCGGGGGCGGCCGGAGGTTCCGGCGCGGAGCCTCCGTGCGCGAGGGACGCCGGCGCGGCGCCCGCGCCGTGCGCGCCGTCCGCCGACGCCGAGGCGCCGACCGGGCCCACCGGGCGGGACGGACTCGCCGCGGTGGCCGCCGGGCTGACGGCGCCGCCCGGCACCAGGGTCGGCATCAGTTCGGTGGTCGAGGGGCTCGCCTCGGTCGGCGACGCCCGGCGCCTCGCCGAGACCGCGCTACGGGCCTGCCCGGCGTCCGGTGGCACCGTCCTGCTGGACGAGCACCTGCCGACCGCCCTCGTCGTCTCCTCTCCCGCGCTCGGCACCGCGCTCGCCGACCGGGTCCTCGGGCCGCTCGACCGGCTCGACCGGGCGGACCGTGACGTGCTCATCGAGACCCTGACCGCATGGCTCGACTCGGACGGCTCCGCGCAACGGGCGGGGGCGCGGCTGTACTGCCACCGCAACACGGTGCTGAACCGGTTGCGACGGTTCGAGCAGCTGACGGGACGCTGCCTGACGCGCCCGTCGGACGCGGTCGAGGTGTCCCTTGCGCTGACGGCGCGGCGGTTGCTGGCGGGCTGA
- a CDS encoding cation acetate symporter, which translates to MSGAVDARSLAVVIFLGFVAVSLLLCGLAAADQDDPEHFYAGGAALGPVGGGLAIAGDYVSAATLLSTTGSVALAGFDGVLFALATVASLALVMRVLAERLRRKGVFTLGDFLADRLADDSVRRALGVATLAVLAPLLLVQLTTAGHVMTAMFGLPHGALTGCTVASGALMVCYSAFGGMRGTGYIQILKVAVVLAAVTLLAGLVLARYGWSPSALFDAARVGSKAGGDYARSGLQFGHGFAGVLDLIGFQLTLVLGAACMPHIMMRLHPIRDAWTARRAGAWAVAPVAVLCAGIVVVGFGASALIGRDALRAADPAGGTALLLVTGALDPGATGPRDSPLFALVACAAFATTLAAVAGITLAAASSLARDFAVRSADRSGAKASGREIRRARWTVAAIGGLAVLLSAYTHDRNPQILLSLSFACAASILPPVLLHALFRPGFDARGVRWTVYGTLPLIAGLMVISPAFSGTSIALFPEWDFYVFPLQTPGLLTIPAGFLLGLLGSGPRASGPGRGRPRHRIHRAPARAGDGS; encoded by the coding sequence ATGAGCGGCGCGGTCGACGCCCGGTCGCTGGCCGTGGTCATCTTCCTCGGCTTCGTCGCCGTGTCCCTGCTGTTGTGCGGCCTCGCGGCGGCGGACCAGGACGATCCGGAGCACTTCTACGCCGGCGGCGCCGCACTCGGCCCCGTCGGGGGCGGGCTTGCCATCGCCGGGGACTACGTCTCCGCGGCCACACTTCTCTCGACGACCGGCTCCGTCGCGCTCGCCGGGTTCGACGGGGTGCTGTTCGCCCTCGCCACCGTCGCCTCGCTCGCCCTCGTCATGCGTGTCCTCGCCGAACGCCTGCGCCGCAAGGGCGTGTTCACCCTGGGCGACTTCCTCGCGGACCGGCTGGCCGACGACTCCGTGCGCCGGGCCCTCGGTGTGGCGACCCTGGCCGTGCTCGCCCCGCTGCTGCTCGTGCAGCTGACGACCGCCGGGCACGTCATGACGGCGATGTTCGGGCTGCCGCACGGAGCGCTGACGGGCTGTACGGTCGCCAGCGGCGCCCTGATGGTCTGCTACTCCGCGTTCGGCGGCATGCGCGGCACCGGGTACATCCAGATCCTCAAGGTCGCCGTCGTCCTGGCCGCCGTCACCCTGCTCGCGGGGCTCGTGCTCGCCCGCTACGGCTGGTCCCCGTCCGCCCTCTTCGACGCCGCCCGGGTAGGCAGCAAGGCCGGGGGTGACTACGCGCGGTCCGGGCTGCAGTTCGGCCACGGGTTCGCGGGCGTGCTCGACCTGATCGGCTTCCAGCTCACCCTCGTGCTCGGAGCCGCCTGCATGCCGCACATCATGATGCGGCTGCACCCGATACGGGACGCCTGGACCGCCCGCCGGGCAGGAGCCTGGGCCGTGGCCCCCGTCGCCGTGCTGTGCGCCGGCATCGTCGTCGTCGGCTTCGGCGCGTCCGCGCTGATCGGCCGGGACGCGTTGCGTGCCGCCGATCCGGCGGGAGGCACCGCGCTGCTGCTGGTGACGGGAGCGCTGGACCCGGGCGCCACCGGCCCACGGGACAGCCCGCTGTTCGCCCTCGTCGCCTGCGCCGCCTTCGCGACGACGCTGGCGGCCGTGGCCGGGATCACCCTGGCAGCCGCCTCGTCCCTGGCCCGTGACTTCGCGGTGAGATCGGCCGATCGCAGTGGCGCCAAGGCCTCCGGACGGGAGATCCGCCGCGCCCGCTGGACCGTCGCCGCGATCGGGGGCCTGGCCGTGCTGCTCTCGGCGTACACACATGACCGCAACCCGCAGATCCTGCTCTCGCTGTCGTTCGCCTGCGCGGCGTCGATCCTGCCCCCCGTCCTGCTCCACGCCCTCTTCCGGCCGGGCTTCGACGCCCGGGGGGTGCGGTGGACGGTGTACGGGACACTGCCGCTGATCGCGGGCCTGATGGTCATCTCACCGGCGTTCTCCGGCACGTCCATCGCGCTCTTCCCGGAGTGGGACTTCTACGTGTTCCCGCTGCAGACACCCGGGTTGCTGACGATCCCGGCCGGGTTCCTCCTGGGCCTGCTCGGGTCGGGCCCGCGAGCGTCCGGACCCGGGCGGGGCCGCCCCCGTCACCGGATCCACCGGGCCCCCGCCCGGGCCGGCGACGGCTCCTGA